Proteins encoded within one genomic window of Trichoderma asperellum chromosome 2, complete sequence:
- a CDS encoding uncharacterized protein (EggNog:ENOG41) produces MATGKRPYPRAHLRKIVKAHAGMKLSKNADVLIYLNYSLFMNALVKEAAIHARQAGERGFTPRNIMKALPDVLARFKG; encoded by the exons ATGGCGACGGGCAAGAGACCCTACCCCAGAGCTCACCTGAGGAAGATCGTCAAGGCGCATGCGGGAATGAAGCTCTCGAAGAATGCCGACGTATTG ATCTATCTCAACTATTCGCTGTTCATGAATGC ATTGGTGAAAGAGGCCGCCATCCATGCCAGGCAGGCGGGAGAGCGTGGATTTACCCCCAGGAACATCATGAAGGCACTCCCT GATGTTTTGGCTAGGTTCAAGGGCTGA